A genomic window from Cricetulus griseus strain 17A/GY chromosome 4, alternate assembly CriGri-PICRH-1.0, whole genome shotgun sequence includes:
- the Kl gene encoding klotho isoform X2, whose translation MPARAPPRCLPRLLLLRLLSLHLLLLALSARCLRAEPGQGAQTWARFARPPSPEAAGLLHDTFPDGFLWAVGSAAYQTEGGWRQHGKGASIWDTFTHDSPVTPGYSAIAVAPSSGAPLPPLPSTGDVASDSYNNVYRDTEGLRELGVTHYRFSISWARVLPNGTVGAPNREGLRYYRRLLERLRELGVQPVVTLYHWDLPQRLQDAYGGWANRALADHFRDYAELCFRHFGGQVKYWITIDNPYVVAWHGYATGRLAPGVRGSSRLGYLVAHNLLLAHAKVWHLYNTSFRPTQGGQVSIALSSHWISPRRMTDHNIRECQKSLDFVLGWFAKPIFIDGDYPESMKSNLSSLLPDFTESEKKFIKGTADFFALSFGPTLSFQLLDPHMKFHQLESPSLRQLLSWIDLEYNHPQIFIVENGWFVSGTTKRDDAKYMYYLKKFIMETLKAIRLDGVDVIGYTAWSLMDGFEWHRGYSIRRGLFYVDFLSQDKVLLPKSSALFYQKLIENNGFPPLPENQPLEGTFPCGFAWGVADNYIQVDTTLSQFTDPNIYLWDVHHSKRLIKVDGVVGKRRKPYCVDFSAIRPQIALLREVHVTHFRFSLDWALILPLGNQTQVNRTVLHFYRCVISELVRANITPVVALWQPAAPHQGLPHVLAKQGAWENPHTALAFADYANLCFKELGHRVKFWITINEPNTRNMTYRAGHHLLKAHALAWRLYDEKFRAAQKGKISIALQADWIEPACSFSQKDKEVAERVLEFDIGWLAEPIFGSGDYPRVMRDWLNQKNNFLLPYFTEDEEKIIRGSFDFLALSHYTTILVDWEKEDPIKYNDYLDVQEMTDITWLNSPSQVAVVPWGLRKVLNWMRFKYGDVPMYVTANGIDDDPHAEQDALRTYYVESYVNEALKAYVLDGINLRGYFAYSLSDRSAPKFGFYRYAVNQFEPKPSMRHYRKIVDNNGFLGSETQGRLCPEEYTVCTECSFFHTRKSLLIFLAFLVFAFIISLSLIFYYSKKGRRSYK comes from the exons ATGCCAGCCCGCGCCCCTCCTCGCTGCCTGCCGCGGCTGCTGCTGCTCCGTCTGCTGTCGCTGCATCTGTTGCTGCTCGCCCTGAGCGCCCGCTGCCTGCGCGCTGAGCCGGGTCAGGGCGCGCAGACCTGGGCTCGCTTCGCGCGCCCTCCCTCCCCTGAGGCCGCTGGCCTCCTCCACGACACTTTCCCCGACGGCTTCCTCTGGGCGGTGGGCAGCGCCGCCTACCAGACCGAGGGAGGCTGGCGACAGCACGGTAAAGGCGCGTCCATCTGGGACACGTTCACCCATGACTCTCCGGTCACCCCGGGCTACTCCGCGATCGCTGTGGCACCGTCGTCGGGTGCCCCATtgcctcctctgccttccactgGAGATGTGGCCAGCGACAGTTATAACAACGTTTACCGCGACACGGAGGGCCTGAGAGAGCTGGGGGTCACTCACTACCGCTTTTCCATTTCGTGGGCACGCGTGCTTCCCAATGGCACCGTGGGCGCCCCCAATCGCGAGGGGCTGCGTTACTATCGGCGGCTGCTGGAGCGGCTGCGGGAGCTGGGGGTGCAGCCAGTGGTCACCCTGTACCACTGGGACCTGCCGCAGCGCCTGCAGGACGCCTATGGCGGCTGGGCCAATCGCGCCCTGGCCGACCACTTCAGGGATTATGCCGAGCTCTGCTTTCGCCACTTCGGTGGCCAGGTCAAGTACTGGATCACCATTGACAACCCTTACGTCGTGGCCTGGCACGGGTACGCCACCGGGCGCCTGGCCCCAGGAGTGCGGGGCAGCTCCAGGCTCGGGTACCTGGTTGCACACAACCTACTTCTG GCTCATGCCAAAGTCTGGCATCTCTACAATACCTCCTTCCGCCCCACTCAGGGAGGCCAGGTGTCTATTGCCTTAAGTTCCCACTGGATCAGTCCTCGGAGAATGACCGACCATAACATCAGAGAATGCCAGAAGTCTCTGGACTTTGTGCTAGGCTGGTTTGCCAAACCCATATTTATTGATGGGGACTACCCAGAGAGCATGAAGAGCAACCTCTCCTCCCTTCTGCCTGATTTTACCGAATCTGAGAAGAAGTTCATCAAGGGAACAGCTGACTTTTTTGCTCTTTCATTTGGACCAACATTGAGTTTTCAACTATTGGACCCTCACATGAAATTCCATCAGTTGGAATCTCCCAGCCTTAGGCAGCTCCTCTCTTGGATAGATCTGGAATATAACCACCCTCAAATATTTATTGTGGAAAATGGTTGGTTTGTCTCAGGAACCACAAAAAGAGATGATGCCAAATACATGTATTACCTCAAGAAGTTcataatggaaactttaaaag CCATCAGGCTGGATGGGGTCGACGTCATTGGGTACACCGCGTGGTCCCTCATGGATGGTTTCGAGTGGCACAGGGGCTACAGCATCCGACGTGGACTCTTCTATGTCGACTTTCTGAGTCAGGACAAGGTCCTGTTGCCGAAGTCTTCGGCCTTGTTCTACCAAAAGCTGATAGAGAACAATGGCTTCCCTCCTTTGCCTGAAAACCAACCCCTAGAAGGGacatttccctgtggctttgctTGGGGAGTTGCTGACAACTACATTCAA GTGGACACCACTCTCTCCCAGTTTACCGATCCGAACATCTACCTGTGGGACGTGCATCACAGTAAGAGGCTTATTAAAGTGGACGGGGTTGTAGGCAAGAGGAGAAAACCCTACTGTGTTGATTTCTCTGCCATCCGGCCTCAGATAGCCTTACTTCGAGAAGTTCATGTCACCCACTTTCGCTTCTCCCTGGACTGGGCCCTGATCTTGCCTCTGGGTAACCAGACCCAAGTGAACCGCACGGTTCTGCACTTCTACCGCTGCGTTATCAGTGAGCTGGTGCGCGCCAACATCACTCCGGTGGTGGCCCTGTGGCAACCAGCAGCCCCACACCAAGGCCTGCCACATGTCCTGGCCAAACAGGGGGCCTGGGAGAACCCGCACACTGCCCTGGCATTTGCAGACTATGCGAACTTGTGCTTTAAGGAGCTGGGCCACCGGGTCAAATTCTGGATCACCATAAACGAGCCCAACACACGGAACATGACCTACCGTGCCGGGCATCACCTCCTGAAAGCTCACGCCTTGGCTTGGCGCTTGTACGACGAGAAGTTTAGGGCGGCTCAGAAAGGTAAAATATCCATTGCCCTGCAGGCGGACTGGATAGAACCGGCCTGCTCTTTCTCTCAAAAGGACAAAGAAGTGGCCGAGAGAGTTTTGGAATTTGACATTGGCTGGCTAGCAGAGCCCATTTTCGGTTCCGGAGATTATCCACGTGTGATGAGAGACTGGCTGAACCAAAAAAACAATTTCCTTTTGCCCTATTTCACTGAAGACGAAGAAAAGATAATCCGGGGTTCCTTTGATTTCCTGGCGTTGAGTCATTACACCACCATCCTTGTAGACTGGGAAAAGGAGGACCCGATAAAATACAACGACTACCTGGACGTTCAGGAGATGACTGACATCACGTGGCTCAACTCTCCCAGTCAGGTGGCCGTGGTGCCTTGGGGGCTGCGCAAAGTGCTCAACTGGATGAGGTTCAAATACGGAGATGTCCCCATGTATGTGACAGCCAATGGCATAGATGACGATCCCCACGCCGAGCAAGATGCACTGAGGACGTATTATGTTGAGAGTTATGTGAACGAGGCCCTGAAAG CCTACGTGTTGGACGGAATCAACCTCCGTGGCTATTTTGCTTATTCGCTTAGTGACCGTTCA